In one Lycium barbarum isolate Lr01 chromosome 7, ASM1917538v2, whole genome shotgun sequence genomic region, the following are encoded:
- the LOC132604366 gene encoding F-box protein PP2-B10-like, with amino-acid sequence MEYFLSLPKDCISEIFSLTSPKDAARSTIVSQGFKSIVESDVVWENFLPCDYQHIINMSESFLVYSSKKELYLSLCNTPILLDGSKLSFSLDKKTGKKFFMVAPKELVFSWDHTSRYWGLSYYPESRFSEVAYFPGFRWLDIRGTIASQMLSKRTAYAVYLVFKLTPDGFDGLEIGNSVVRFVNHEAEERQKIRRIGFFSAQRRADEWMEIEMGKFFNGVGEDGDVEAPLMEIRRRFGIGGILVHGVEFRPE; translated from the exons atggagTATTTTTTGTCACTGCCAAAAGATTGCATATCAGAAATATTTTCCTTAACATCACCAAAAGATGCTGCTAGATCTACAATTGTCTCACAAGGATTTAAGTCAATTGTTGAATCTGACGTTGTTTGGGAGAATTTTTTGCCTTGTGATTATCAACATATTATCAATATGTCAGAATCTTTCTTGGTTTATTCTTCAAAAAAAGAGCTGTATTTAAGTCTCTGCAATACTCCAATTCTACTTGATGGAAGCAAACTG AGCTTTTCACTTGATAAGAAGACTGGAAAGAAATTTTTTATGGTGGCACCAAAGGAACTTGTTTTTTCATGGGATCATACATCAAGATATTGGGGACTCTCATATTACCCAGAATCCAG ATTCTCAGAAGTGGCTTATTTCCCGGGTTTCCGTTGGCTTGATATCCGTGGAACAATTGCAAGTCAAATGTTGTCGAAGAGAACAGCATACGCTGTGTATCTGGTGTTCAAATTAACGCCAGATGGATTTGACGGTCTTGAAATTGGTAATTCAGTTGTTAGATTTGTCAATCATGAGGCTGAGGAACGACAAAAAATCAGGAGAATTGGTTTCTTTAGTGCTCAAAGAAGAGCTGATGAATGGATGGAAATAGAAATGGGAAAGTTTTTCAATGGTGTTGGAGAGGACGGAGATGTTGAAGCGCCGTTAATGGAGATTAGGCGTCGTTTTGGGATAGGCGGCATCTTAGTTCACGGAGTAGAGTTTCGACCAGAATGA